The stretch of DNA TTGATGATGCAAACAAATTTTGTCTTTTGAGTATAAAAAATATCGCAAAAAGACGATTTTTTAGAATTGAAAGTATTTTTTAGCTTATTGGTAGTTTTTGCTACCATTTTTCTAAAATTATGCCCAAGAGCCATCAATAGAAACTCCATTTCTACTTTTTCTAAGCTCTTCAAAGTAAATCTATTGAACTTATTATTGTATTTGAGTTGCCCAAAAACAGCTTCTACTTCTATAGGGCGTTTACTGCACTGCTCTAAGCCTTTTTCACTCGTTAGTAAATTTCTAGCTTTTTCTTTCAGTTGGTTTAAACGATGATTTACTTGTAGTATTCTATTGCCTTCTGCTTTATGACATAAATTACGAAGAGGACAATATTGACACCTTTTTGCTTGATAATAAGACACTTGCGAT from Bernardetia sp. encodes:
- a CDS encoding transposase → LSSHLEGFENQYHKQSKEVVADAGYGSEENYELLEKKEITAYVKYNYFHKEQKRKMKNNPFLVQNLFYNKALDFYVCPMGQRMEKIRDGKRTSRNGYESQVSYYQAKRCQYCPLRNLCHKAEGNRILQVNHRLNQLKEKARNLLTSEKGLEQCSKRPIEVEAVFGQLKYNNKFNRFTLKSLEKVEMEFLLMALGHNFRKMVAKTTNKLKNTFNSKKSSFCDIFYTQKTKFVCII